One segment of bacterium DNA contains the following:
- a CDS encoding acetate--CoA ligase family protein gives MIHPYLLHPRSIAVIGGSNDIHKPGGKVLKNLIDGKYRGSLYIVNPKEASVQGQQCYNDVAALPETDLAVIAIAAKYVPETMRILVREKNTRAFIVLSAGFSESGHAGKKLEEQLVSIANEYGASLIGPNAIGVLTPAYHGVFTEPVPPLDPKGCDLISGSGATAVFILEAGIPKGLRFANIFSVGNSAQLGVEEILEHLDNTFDPASSAPVKLLYIEKIDKPQKLLRHASSLIRKGCRIAAVKAGASEAGSRAASSHTGALASSDTAVDALFKKAGIVRCDGREDLIAVACAFNNNQLRGNRFAVITHAGGPAVMLTDALSKGGFSVPKIDHPKAEELLNKLFPGSSVANPIDFLATGTAEQLSIIIDYVEKYFTDIDAMAVIFGTPGLVEVFDAYAVLHEKMQTCSKPIYPVLPSVITAHREVEEFVKRGHTFFPDEVLMAKALTKIYQTPQPVSDGQFSKISFDNIPNINSIPEGYLSPILVAALLDSANIPRVKERETADRVSLLSAAKELRYPLVLKIVGPVHKSEVGGVALNITSEEKLLSEFDRLMSIPGARGVLVQPMISGIELFAGVKYEEGFGHIIVCGAGGIYVEVLKDITYGLAPLSSEEAVRMIRSLKIYPILKGARGQQPVDENLLADILVRLSALVTAAPWIVEMDINPLLAAPERIVAVDARVKKH, from the coding sequence AAGGGCAGCAATGTTATAACGATGTTGCAGCATTACCGGAAACGGATTTAGCTGTTATCGCTATAGCGGCTAAATATGTGCCGGAAACAATGCGTATATTGGTCAGAGAAAAAAACACGCGTGCATTCATTGTACTATCCGCAGGATTCAGCGAATCCGGTCATGCCGGAAAGAAATTGGAAGAACAATTGGTTTCCATTGCCAATGAATACGGTGCTTCATTGATCGGACCTAATGCGATCGGTGTATTAACGCCCGCCTATCACGGTGTCTTTACGGAACCGGTTCCGCCGCTTGACCCGAAAGGATGCGATTTGATTTCAGGTTCCGGTGCGACGGCGGTGTTTATTCTGGAAGCGGGCATTCCGAAAGGCTTACGTTTTGCAAATATTTTTTCTGTTGGCAATAGCGCTCAGTTAGGTGTGGAAGAAATTTTAGAACATCTCGATAATACATTCGATCCTGCGTCCAGCGCTCCGGTAAAACTGCTTTACATTGAAAAAATTGACAAACCTCAAAAATTGCTCAGGCATGCGTCGTCATTGATTCGCAAAGGATGCCGGATCGCGGCCGTCAAAGCCGGCGCTTCTGAGGCTGGAAGCCGTGCGGCTTCATCGCACACCGGCGCTCTGGCGAGTTCCGACACGGCCGTTGATGCCTTATTCAAAAAAGCCGGTATCGTGCGATGCGATGGCCGTGAAGATTTGATCGCCGTAGCGTGTGCGTTCAATAATAATCAACTTCGCGGTAATCGGTTTGCCGTGATTACGCACGCGGGTGGCCCGGCCGTGATGCTGACTGATGCTCTATCGAAAGGCGGATTTTCTGTTCCAAAAATTGATCATCCGAAAGCGGAGGAATTGCTAAACAAACTCTTTCCCGGATCCTCAGTAGCGAATCCGATTGATTTTCTCGCGACCGGTACGGCGGAACAGTTGAGTATCATTATCGATTATGTCGAAAAATATTTTACCGATATTGACGCTATGGCGGTGATTTTCGGAACGCCGGGGTTGGTGGAAGTTTTTGATGCCTACGCGGTCTTGCATGAAAAAATGCAAACATGTTCCAAACCGATTTATCCGGTATTACCGTCGGTCATCACCGCTCACCGGGAAGTTGAGGAATTTGTAAAACGTGGTCATACATTTTTTCCCGATGAGGTTTTGATGGCCAAAGCGCTGACAAAAATATATCAAACGCCGCAACCGGTTTCTGATGGCCAATTTTCAAAAATAAGTTTCGATAATATTCCGAATATCAATTCTATCCCTGAAGGATATCTCAGCCCGATTTTAGTTGCAGCTTTATTGGATAGCGCGAACATCCCACGGGTTAAAGAGCGCGAAACTGCCGATCGTGTTTCACTCTTGTCTGCAGCAAAAGAATTACGATATCCGTTGGTTTTAAAAATTGTCGGTCCGGTGCACAAGTCGGAAGTCGGCGGCGTTGCACTCAATATTACCTCAGAAGAAAAATTGTTATCCGAATTTGATCGTTTAATGTCTATTCCCGGTGCGCGCGGTGTATTGGTTCAGCCGATGATATCGGGGATTGAACTTTTTGCAGGCGTAAAATATGAAGAAGGCTTCGGACATATTATTGTGTGCGGTGCGGGTGGAATTTATGTGGAAGTCCTGAAAGACATCACTTACGGACTTGCGCCATTGTCTTCGGAAGAAGCCGTGCGGATGATCCGTTCTTTAAAAATTTATCCGATTCTCAAAGGAGCGCGCGGGCAACAACCTGTCGACGAAAATCTACTGGCTGATATTCTTGTGCGATTATCGGCGTTAGTAACGGCTGCGCCTTGGATTGTCGAAATGGATATTAATCCGCTTCTCGCGGCGCCTGAACGGATAGTTGCAGTGGATGCACGTGTGAAAAAGCATTAA